A genomic stretch from Telmatocola sphagniphila includes:
- a CDS encoding beta strand repeat-containing protein, whose amino-acid sequence MALTATTGSLTLNAGTISGGTFTSSGGSSLNASTSSNNQLSGVAISGTLNLSGSNNYVRLTNGSTFSSGSSVTIGTSAGLGIGQTSVLDNVSITLGSNSYVAVEGNTNASLGSNVLISQSANTTGQVGNNYNFSGTGNLTNGGKIQAINTSSVININPTGTFTNTGTLLAGSTTGGGTININPTGNGVGSTSPTWSNSGQFMVDSNGVLNLGGRFTTAGLNLGGITRLNAGGTINITGTLDNTVGGPLALTATTGSLTLNAGTISGGTFTSSGGSSLNASTSSNNQLSGVAISGTLNLSGSNNYVRLTNGSTFSSGSSLTIGSSAGLGIGQSGVVDNVSITLGSNSYVAVEGNTNASLGGNVVIIQSASTTGNVGNYYNFNGTGNLTSAALIQASNSGSQININPTGSFTNNGTLVASNGGTINLVSGTTLTNLASGTLTGGSYVVQGSSTMNFNGRTISTLGAGTSVTLDGSNSVFAAINTLTASSGNFKITNSRNFTVSGGTFTNNGTLEVGANSTFTGAVNTSGGTVQGVGTIVGNVGFTGTNNLLQTSPSSTTGNLTITGNFTLNVSTTVNVKLNGNTSGSQYDRITITGSSNAINLANALLNISLGYDPSVTDKLYILVNQPNNSITGTFSGLPNDSFFSLTNPNTGHSFTAYITYYGNSSTNATYGGNDVLIAFSPVPEPASLLVLGSAIGGVLAWRRRSSKKS is encoded by the coding sequence TTGGCGTTGACGGCAACGACGGGATCGTTGACGCTCAATGCCGGGACGATATCCGGGGGTACGTTTACATCTTCGGGGGGGTCAAGTCTGAATGCGTCGACGAGTTCCAACAATCAGTTGAGTGGCGTCGCGATTTCAGGGACGTTGAATTTGTCAGGATCGAACAATTACGTGCGTTTGACGAATGGTTCCACTTTTTCCTCGGGTTCGAGTGTGACGATAGGTACTTCGGCGGGTTTGGGGATAGGTCAGACCAGTGTGCTGGACAATGTTTCGATTACGTTGGGTTCGAACAGTTATGTGGCGGTGGAAGGGAATACGAATGCAAGTCTGGGCAGTAATGTGTTGATCTCGCAGTCGGCGAATACGACGGGTCAAGTCGGGAACAACTACAACTTCAGTGGTACGGGGAATCTGACAAATGGTGGCAAGATTCAGGCGATCAATACGAGCTCGGTGATCAACATCAACCCGACGGGGACGTTCACGAACACGGGTACATTATTGGCAGGCTCGACGACGGGTGGTGGCACGATCAACATCAATCCGACCGGGAATGGCGTGGGTTCGACGAGTCCGACGTGGTCGAACAGCGGTCAGTTTATGGTGGATTCGAATGGGGTGTTGAATTTGGGGGGTAGGTTTACGACGGCGGGTTTGAATCTGGGTGGTATCACTCGTTTGAATGCGGGGGGTACGATCAACATCACGGGCACGTTGGACAATACGGTGGGGGGCCCGTTGGCGTTGACGGCAACGACGGGATCGTTGACGCTCAATGCCGGGACGATATCCGGGGGTACGTTTACATCTTCGGGGGGGTCAAGTCTGAATGCGTCGACGAGTTCCAACAATCAGTTGAGTGGTGTCGCGATTTCAGGGACGCTGAATTTGTCAGGATCGAACAATTATGTCCGTTTGACGAACGGTTCCACTTTTTCCTCAGGTTCGAGTTTGACGATAGGTTCCTCGGCGGGTTTGGGGATAGGTCAGTCGGGTGTGGTGGACAATGTTTCGATTACGTTGGGTTCGAACAGTTATGTGGCGGTGGAAGGGAATACGAATGCGAGTCTGGGCGGCAACGTAGTAATTATCCAGTCAGCAAGTACGACAGGTAATGTGGGGAACTATTACAATTTCAATGGCACAGGGAATCTGACGAGTGCCGCCCTCATTCAGGCAAGCAACTCTGGCTCGCAAATTAATATAAATCCTACGGGATCATTCACCAATAATGGTACCTTAGTAGCCTCGAATGGCGGAACGATCAATCTGGTTTCCGGCACCACCTTAACAAATCTAGCATCCGGAACCCTCACGGGAGGAAGCTACGTCGTTCAGGGTTCCTCCACAATGAATTTTAATGGTCGAACAATCTCTACCCTGGGGGCCGGAACATCGGTCACCCTGGATGGTAGTAATTCGGTATTCGCAGCCATCAACACCTTGACCGCGAGTTCGGGTAACTTCAAGATTACGAATAGTCGGAACTTCACGGTTAGCGGCGGAACCTTCACCAACAATGGCACCTTGGAAGTAGGAGCCAATAGTACATTCACCGGAGCCGTAAATACTTCGGGGGGGACTGTTCAAGGGGTCGGGACGATTGTCGGCAATGTGGGATTCACGGGTACGAATAATCTGCTACAAACAAGTCCTTCCAGCACGACGGGTAATCTGACAATCACGGGCAATTTCACGCTAAATGTTTCAACAACGGTCAATGTGAAACTCAACGGCAATACTTCAGGGAGCCAATACGATCGCATCACTATCACGGGTTCTTCAAACGCAATCAATCTGGCAAATGCCCTGTTGAATATCTCCTTGGGCTACGATCCAAGTGTAACCGACAAACTTTATATTCTGGTAAATCAACCAAACAACTCAATTACTGGAACATTCTCCGGTCTGCCGAACGATTCCTTCTTCAGTTTGACCAATCCTAACACCGGCCATTCGTTTACGGCTTATATCACCTACTACGGCAATTCCAGTACGAACGCAACATACGGAGGCAACGATGTCCTGATCGCCTTTTCTCCGGTGCCGGAACCTGCAAGTTTATTGGTTCTGGGATCGGCGATCGGAGGAGTCCTGGCCTGGAGAAGGCGATCCAGTAAAAAATCCTAA
- a CDS encoding beta strand repeat-containing protein: MSQASKSVRKYSSFFASRFTYPAVAAICLLVQNRANAQVNAHWSAGTGDWNSAASWSNGAVPNNGVPAGTNYNVYLDGNNGNTAYTVTMDNSYTVNSFTLSSSYATLSQTSGSVFQTTNATISAGTYSVNGATIRGGTWVISGSGQLQFNSSSSNTLDGVAISGALNLSTASSYVRLVNGTTFSSGSSVTIGSSAGLGIGQTSVVDNVSITLGSNSYVAVEGNTNASLGSNVLISQSASTTGQVGNSYNFSGTGNLTNGGKIQAINTSSVININPTGTFTNTGTLLAGSVGGGGTININPTGNGVGSTSPTWSNSGQFMVDSNGVLNLGGRFTTAGLNLGGITRLNAGGTINITGTLDNTVGGPLALTATTGSLTLNAGTISGGTFTSSGGSSLNASTSSNNQLSGVAISGTLNLSGSNNYVRLTNGSTFSSGSSVTIGSSAGLGIGQTGVLDNVSITLGSNSYVAVEGNTNASLGSNVLISQSASTTGQVGNNYNFSGTGNLTNGGKIQAINTSSVININPTGTFTNTGTLLAGSTTGGGTININPTGNGVGSTSPTWSNSGQFMVDSNGVLNLGVGLRRRV; this comes from the coding sequence ATGTCTCAAGCGTCCAAGTCTGTTCGTAAATACTCAAGCTTTTTTGCCAGTCGCTTCACCTATCCCGCTGTAGCGGCCATTTGCCTCCTCGTGCAAAATCGGGCGAACGCGCAGGTGAACGCTCACTGGTCCGCTGGTACAGGTGACTGGAACTCCGCGGCCAGCTGGAGTAACGGGGCGGTTCCTAACAATGGCGTGCCAGCTGGCACTAACTACAACGTCTACCTTGATGGGAATAATGGAAACACTGCCTATACCGTGACGATGGATAACAGTTACACGGTGAACTCATTTACGCTCAGTTCCAGTTACGCCACGCTGTCTCAAACATCCGGTTCTGTATTTCAGACGACGAATGCGACGATTTCCGCCGGTACTTATTCCGTGAACGGGGCAACAATTCGCGGCGGTACCTGGGTTATCAGTGGTTCGGGGCAATTACAATTTAATTCAAGTTCATCGAATACTCTCGATGGTGTTGCGATTTCGGGCGCGTTGAATTTATCGACAGCGAGCAGTTATGTTCGACTTGTGAACGGTACCACCTTTTCCTCGGGTTCGAGTGTGACGATAGGTTCTTCGGCGGGTTTGGGAATAGGTCAGACCAGTGTGGTGGACAATGTTTCGATTACGTTGGGTTCGAACAGTTATGTGGCGGTGGAAGGGAATACGAATGCAAGTCTGGGCAGTAATGTGTTGATCTCGCAGTCGGCGAGTACAACGGGTCAAGTCGGGAACAGTTACAACTTCAGTGGTACGGGGAATCTGACAAATGGTGGCAAGATTCAGGCGATCAATACGAGCTCGGTGATCAACATCAACCCGACGGGTACGTTCACGAACACAGGTACGTTGTTGGCGGGTTCAGTAGGGGGTGGTGGCACGATCAACATCAATCCGACCGGGAATGGCGTGGGTTCGACGAGTCCGACGTGGTCGAACAGCGGTCAGTTTATGGTGGATTCGAATGGGGTGTTGAATTTGGGGGGTAGGTTTACGACAGCGGGTTTGAATCTGGGTGGTATCACTCGTTTGAATGCGGGGGGTACGATCAACATCACGGGCACGTTGGACAATACGGTGGGGGGCCCGTTGGCGTTGACGGCAACGACGGGATCGTTGACGCTCAATGCCGGGACGATATCCGGGGGTACGTTTACATCTTCGGGGGGGTCAAGTCTGAATGCGTCGACGAGTTCCAACAATCAGTTGAGTGGTGTCGCGATTTCGGGGACGCTGAATTTGTCAGGATCGAACAATTACGTGCGTTTGACGAATGGTTCCACTTTTTCCTCGGGTTCGAGTGTGACGATAGGTTCCTCGGCGGGCTTGGGGATAGGTCAGACCGGTGTGCTGGACAATGTTTCGATTACGTTGGGTTCGAACAGTTATGTGGCGGTGGAAGGGAATACGAATGCGAGTCTGGGCAGTAATGTGTTGATCTCGCAGTCGGCGAGTACAACGGGTCAGGTTGGGAACAACTACAACTTCAGTGGTACGGGGAATCTGACAAATGGTGGCAAGATTCAGGCGATCAATACGAGCTCGGTGATCAACATCAACCCGACGGGGACGTTCACGAACACGGGTACATTATTGGCAGGCTCGACGACGGGTGGTGGCACGATCAACATCAATCCGACCGGGAATGGCGTGGGTTCGACGAGTCCGACGTGGTCGAACAGCGGTCAGTTTATGGTGGATTCGAATGGGGTGTTGAATTTGGGGGTAGGTTTACGACGGCGGGTTTGA
- a CDS encoding FG-GAP repeat domain-containing protein translates to MITTLRLWPNVTNTASRRSPHTHARLNLETLESRDVPAAITDNGIAIATYNGQVDSTANLYDALTTAERIPTVTPFPGYRGALVTAAGDVNGDGVTDLIVAAQNSSGHVKVFDGKTGALLQSFLAFPGFMGTVNLGTADVNGDGDQDILISANGCNGAVKAISGQNGSTLASFLAFPGFLGNVSVSGANFAGGADDQIIVGAGGVGINGRVAIFNANGTVYNPGFFAFPGFNGAISVAGGDVNGDGISDIVVGAGPGAPGGAVKAFSGKDFSTIDSFLPYVSTVTNGVNVRVADGNADGVRDIFVWLQGGGYASLVGFNGKTGQLLAQGGGGEGTNSGGDSGSSGDSGGGS, encoded by the coding sequence ATGATTACGACTCTCCGACTATGGCCGAATGTTACTAATACAGCTTCCCGACGAAGCCCACACACCCACGCCCGATTGAATCTCGAAACCCTGGAATCTCGCGACGTCCCGGCGGCGATAACCGATAACGGGATAGCCATCGCCACCTATAACGGCCAAGTCGATTCCACTGCTAATCTCTACGATGCCCTGACTACCGCGGAACGAATTCCGACCGTTACCCCCTTCCCGGGCTATCGAGGCGCACTGGTTACCGCGGCGGGAGATGTGAATGGCGATGGCGTAACCGACCTGATTGTGGCCGCGCAAAATTCGTCCGGTCATGTGAAAGTTTTCGACGGGAAAACCGGCGCCCTCCTTCAAAGCTTTCTGGCATTTCCCGGATTTATGGGAACTGTGAATCTCGGTACGGCCGACGTCAATGGCGATGGCGATCAGGACATTCTCATTTCCGCAAATGGTTGCAATGGGGCCGTCAAAGCCATCAGCGGACAAAATGGATCGACACTCGCCAGCTTCTTAGCTTTCCCCGGCTTCCTCGGCAATGTCTCGGTGAGTGGGGCAAACTTTGCGGGAGGCGCGGACGATCAGATTATCGTTGGGGCGGGTGGGGTCGGCATCAACGGACGAGTGGCAATCTTCAATGCCAACGGCACGGTTTATAACCCAGGCTTTTTTGCTTTCCCAGGTTTCAACGGGGCGATTTCCGTCGCAGGCGGCGATGTGAATGGCGATGGCATTTCAGACATCGTGGTTGGCGCTGGCCCCGGCGCCCCGGGAGGAGCTGTCAAAGCATTCAGTGGGAAAGACTTTTCCACTATCGATAGCTTCCTGCCCTATGTATCCACCGTCACCAACGGCGTAAATGTTCGGGTAGCCGATGGCAATGCCGACGGAGTGAGAGATATCTTTGTCTGGCTGCAAGGCGGCGGCTACGCCAGCCTCGTAGGGTTTAATGGCAAAACGGGCCAATTGCTCGCTCAGGGTGGCGGTGGTGAAGGCACCAACTCGGGTGGAGACTCGGGATCGTCCGGGGATTCGGGCGGCGGCTCTTGA
- a CDS encoding alpha/beta hydrolase, translated as MRNLRIASWIALFWGVGFGMGFAYRTAIQTNEALVSEFKSGGLVIGDTFSINSQILSEKRVINVYFPPGYSESTDMRLPVLYMPDGGLAEDFLHVAGLVQVGSGNGTMRPFILVGIQNTERRRDLTGPTANAKDKTIAPHVGGSAEFRRFLREELMPEVSKRYRTTAEKAIVGESLAGLFVIETLFLEPDLFDTYIAFDPSLWWNDQQMLKKSGVEYLPKLPSGKHLFFANSGESSLAPLVEELKENLRKSAPKGFDWHSQEFKSETHATIFHPACLIAFRTMFKPVGNANK; from the coding sequence ATGAGAAATTTGAGAATCGCGTCCTGGATAGCGCTCTTTTGGGGCGTTGGCTTCGGTATGGGCTTTGCTTACCGGACGGCGATCCAGACCAACGAAGCTTTGGTCAGTGAATTTAAATCCGGCGGGCTGGTAATAGGCGATACATTTTCAATTAACTCACAGATTCTTAGTGAAAAACGAGTCATCAACGTCTATTTTCCTCCCGGCTATTCTGAATCGACAGACATGCGTCTGCCGGTTCTTTACATGCCCGATGGCGGACTTGCGGAGGATTTTCTGCATGTGGCGGGTTTGGTGCAAGTCGGATCGGGCAACGGTACGATGCGTCCCTTCATTCTCGTCGGCATCCAAAATACGGAACGGAGAAGGGATCTCACGGGGCCGACAGCGAATGCCAAGGATAAGACGATTGCACCCCATGTTGGAGGCTCCGCGGAATTTCGGAGATTCCTTCGAGAGGAACTGATGCCAGAGGTGTCAAAACGGTATCGAACAACTGCGGAAAAAGCGATTGTCGGAGAGTCGCTGGCGGGTTTATTCGTTATCGAAACCCTTTTCCTGGAGCCGGACCTGTTCGACACCTACATTGCCTTCGATCCCAGCCTTTGGTGGAATGATCAACAGATGCTCAAAAAATCTGGGGTAGAATATCTTCCCAAACTACCCTCGGGTAAACACCTTTTTTTCGCCAATAGTGGAGAATCCTCCCTCGCGCCCTTGGTAGAAGAGCTCAAAGAGAATCTCCGTAAGTCTGCCCCCAAAGGGTTCGATTGGCATTCGCAGGAATTCAAGTCCGAGACGCACGCCACGATTTTTCACCCGGCCTGTTTGATTGCTTTTCGAACCATGTTCAAGCCGGTGGGAAATGCTAACAAGTAA
- a CDS encoding ThuA domain-containing protein: MGFKIPLTFLLALVLGLPLLAEKPENNYFESPLPHQPFDKTPFRPIKIPDWVQGTTGVGYTLSGMDTTGRTAAVRHGVTISEMNFVDPFYPYYDSKLLLKRSPHVPLDRIQNEIAEYKKLGIRILGVYPPTLQGEVYEKHPDWRRITSDTRTIPQVDMKAAPYGGMLCLLGPYGDFFIDVLAEILEKHPEVDAFSFDGLHHGGFCYCEHCRKNYLADTGKPLPPKPDLNDPDFRRYQHWVDRKLEAVVAKAQQRLKSIKPEVALVTWTTNAGRYGHFLSLPRNMSTRMNLLFDAPDQEFWADESNRGLTVVPAFANAYAWAVTNHRVAFSEPYLMSHGNPYGKDSFPGHEIERRMMLALTHGAGPSIAVGQPKRLRAEVDRCLDEVQKRKPWLTHKSPEPWAALIMSDNTRTFYGRQAGRVEERYMSSVFGTFRATLEEHLPTTVVNDWNLTLEELKKYAVVILPNTASLDDKQVKALDEYVKQGGGLVASLDTSLFDEYGDPRARFALGNLLGVDYLGLPTSKAPKVELDVNFAQGIGSDYWEKRKNIFDFRILDSWLMSGQLTQYLDNEPVTFKGPAVRVKPHSGTKILATLQVKDDPRPEPFPAIISREYGKGRVVYFPAGIDAGYYLYSYPYQRLLLGNAIRWAAGQIAQPVVVKAPLCVQSTVMRQTHPMQNRLIVHLYNDVNTTGGKAFPNDDVPLREEVLPIHDIEVRFRKDYKLGKIRLEPEGIELEKLETAEGVSVIVPKLMIHSMVVAELNSP; the protein is encoded by the coding sequence ATGGGTTTCAAAATTCCTCTGACTTTCCTCCTGGCTCTGGTGCTGGGCCTCCCCCTTCTTGCAGAGAAACCGGAGAACAACTATTTTGAATCGCCATTGCCCCATCAACCCTTCGACAAAACTCCTTTTCGACCGATTAAAATTCCCGATTGGGTGCAAGGGACTACCGGCGTCGGCTACACCCTCTCTGGCATGGACACCACCGGTCGAACGGCTGCCGTCCGTCACGGCGTCACGATTAGCGAGATGAATTTTGTCGATCCTTTTTATCCTTATTACGACAGCAAATTGCTTCTCAAACGCAGTCCTCACGTGCCGCTGGACCGCATCCAAAATGAGATTGCGGAGTATAAGAAGCTGGGAATCCGCATTCTCGGGGTCTATCCGCCGACCTTGCAGGGCGAAGTCTATGAAAAACACCCCGACTGGCGGCGAATCACTTCCGATACGAGGACCATTCCTCAGGTCGATATGAAAGCGGCCCCCTATGGCGGCATGCTTTGCCTGCTCGGGCCGTACGGCGATTTCTTTATCGATGTTCTCGCCGAGATTTTGGAGAAACATCCCGAAGTCGATGCTTTCAGCTTCGATGGTCTGCATCACGGCGGCTTCTGCTACTGCGAACACTGTCGTAAAAACTACCTCGCAGATACCGGTAAGCCACTGCCCCCGAAGCCCGATCTGAACGATCCGGACTTTCGTCGGTACCAACACTGGGTCGATCGCAAACTCGAAGCGGTTGTCGCGAAAGCCCAACAAAGACTGAAGTCCATTAAGCCCGAGGTGGCTTTAGTCACCTGGACGACAAACGCCGGTCGCTACGGCCATTTTCTCAGTCTGCCGCGCAACATGTCGACGCGCATGAATTTGCTATTCGACGCTCCCGATCAGGAATTCTGGGCCGATGAAAGCAATCGCGGCCTCACTGTGGTGCCGGCCTTTGCCAACGCTTATGCCTGGGCCGTGACCAATCATCGCGTGGCCTTCAGCGAACCCTATTTGATGAGTCATGGCAATCCGTACGGGAAAGATAGTTTTCCGGGACATGAAATTGAACGACGCATGATGCTGGCTTTGACGCACGGCGCTGGGCCGAGCATCGCGGTGGGCCAGCCGAAGCGATTGCGGGCTGAAGTGGATCGTTGTCTCGATGAGGTACAGAAGCGCAAGCCCTGGCTGACTCATAAATCGCCGGAGCCCTGGGCGGCCCTCATCATGAGCGACAACACTCGGACTTTCTACGGACGGCAGGCAGGCCGGGTGGAAGAACGCTATATGTCGAGTGTCTTTGGAACCTTTCGGGCCACGCTGGAAGAGCATCTGCCGACAACAGTCGTTAACGACTGGAATCTCACTCTGGAAGAATTGAAGAAATACGCCGTGGTGATACTGCCCAATACGGCGAGTTTGGATGACAAGCAGGTGAAGGCTTTGGACGAATATGTGAAGCAGGGGGGCGGGCTCGTCGCGAGTCTGGATACTTCCCTCTTCGATGAATATGGCGATCCGCGAGCCAGGTTTGCTCTGGGTAATTTACTGGGAGTGGATTATCTGGGGCTTCCAACATCTAAAGCCCCCAAGGTTGAGCTGGATGTCAATTTCGCTCAAGGCATCGGGTCGGATTATTGGGAAAAACGCAAAAATATCTTCGATTTTCGAATTCTGGATTCCTGGCTGATGTCGGGGCAGCTGACGCAATATCTGGATAACGAACCGGTGACCTTCAAAGGCCCGGCCGTGCGGGTGAAGCCGCACTCGGGTACGAAAATTCTGGCAACTTTACAAGTCAAAGACGATCCCCGGCCCGAGCCGTTCCCTGCAATTATCAGCCGCGAATATGGGAAGGGGAGAGTGGTCTACTTCCCGGCGGGAATCGACGCGGGATACTATCTTTATTCCTATCCCTATCAACGTTTGCTTTTGGGAAATGCGATTCGCTGGGCTGCTGGGCAAATTGCTCAGCCGGTGGTGGTGAAAGCTCCCCTTTGCGTTCAGTCCACAGTGATGCGGCAGACCCATCCGATGCAGAATCGGCTGATCGTTCACCTTTACAACGATGTCAACACGACCGGGGGTAAAGCCTTCCCGAATGACGATGTGCCGCTAAGAGAAGAGGTGCTACCTATCCACGATATTGAGGTTCGCTTCCGGAAAGATTACAAACTCGGCAAGATTCGGCTGGAGCCCGAGGGAATCGAGTTAGAGAAGCTGGAAACAGCTGAGGGAGTATCGGTCATCGTGCCCAAGTTGATGATTCATTCCATGGTGGTGGCCGAACTGAATTCCCCGTAA
- a CDS encoding pyridoxamine 5'-phosphate oxidase family protein: MGKLFTSIDDDLHSFIAKQHLFFVATAPLSAEGHVNLSPKGLDSFRVLGPTQVAYLDLTGSGVETIAHLQENGRLTIMFCAFEGRPRILRLYGRGRAVLPSSAEGIALIAGFPNYPSARAVIVLDIERIADSCGFGVPRFEYIDERTQLTDWAKTKGEEGIRAYQAQKNHSSIDGLKGL; the protein is encoded by the coding sequence ATGGGGAAACTTTTTACTTCGATTGACGACGATCTGCATAGCTTCATTGCGAAGCAACATCTGTTTTTCGTCGCGACGGCCCCGTTATCAGCGGAAGGGCATGTCAATTTGTCGCCGAAGGGGCTCGATAGTTTTCGCGTGCTGGGGCCTACCCAGGTGGCCTATCTCGATCTCACCGGCAGCGGCGTGGAGACTATCGCACATCTTCAGGAAAACGGGCGTCTGACAATCATGTTCTGTGCGTTCGAAGGCCGTCCGCGAATTTTGAGGCTCTATGGCCGGGGCCGGGCAGTTCTCCCATCGAGTGCGGAAGGGATCGCGCTAATTGCCGGGTTTCCCAATTATCCCAGTGCGCGGGCAGTTATAGTTCTCGATATCGAAAGGATAGCCGATTCCTGTGGCTTCGGTGTGCCGCGTTTTGAATATATCGACGAACGGACGCAGTTGACCGACTGGGCGAAAACCAAAGGGGAGGAAGGGATTCGAGCGTATCAAGCTCAGAAAAACCATTCGAGTATCGATGGGCTGAAGGGGCTATGA
- a CDS encoding winged helix-turn-helix transcriptional regulator gives MRKPHFNCPVQATINAIAGKWKVRIVWYLSFEDYGFARLRRKLKDVSEKVLIEQLKQLESDKIIVRTVRELKPLRVDYSLSEEGRALIPLMQQLCDWGSLNYGIKGTLPQPKKNVS, from the coding sequence ATGCGTAAACCGCACTTCAACTGCCCCGTGCAAGCGACAATTAATGCGATTGCCGGGAAGTGGAAAGTTCGAATCGTCTGGTATCTGTCTTTCGAGGACTATGGCTTCGCTCGACTCCGGCGTAAGCTAAAGGACGTTTCGGAAAAAGTGCTGATCGAGCAATTAAAACAACTCGAATCGGACAAAATCATTGTCCGTACCGTGCGAGAATTGAAACCGCTGCGAGTGGATTATTCACTCTCCGAGGAAGGCCGGGCACTTATTCCTCTGATGCAGCAGTTGTGCGACTGGGGAAGTCTGAATTATGGAATCAAAGGGACACTCCCTCAGCCGAAAAAGAACGTTTCGTGA
- a CDS encoding NmrA family NAD(P)-binding protein: MILFSGATGLVGGAVVQELLQLKTKNVRALCRNSKDASKIPTGAEVVYGDFSDLESLEKALSGIDSAYLVCAAIPDLVELESNFLQACKKLGTRHVVIQSALGAADFPKSFPSWHRQVEDIARTLKVPHTILRPNGFLQNIGTYFAPSIRTQDCFYGMIGESRISLVDIRDIALAAALLLSLGSPRNQIFELFGPEALSNQEIAQRISNVTGRNVTYINLSEEQILQGMVGAGIPGWRARAIAELDEYYLSGKGAGSDDVLQKLIGRSPRTLDAYLAENVSVFDQPK, translated from the coding sequence ATGATTCTCTTTTCAGGCGCAACCGGGTTAGTGGGTGGGGCTGTTGTGCAGGAATTGCTTCAACTCAAGACGAAAAACGTTCGTGCTTTATGCCGAAACAGCAAAGATGCCTCCAAAATTCCCACTGGCGCCGAAGTGGTTTACGGAGATTTTTCAGATCTTGAAAGTTTGGAAAAGGCTCTTTCCGGAATCGATTCCGCCTATCTGGTCTGTGCCGCTATACCCGATTTAGTTGAGCTGGAATCCAATTTCCTTCAAGCTTGCAAGAAGCTAGGCACCAGACATGTCGTAATTCAATCGGCACTGGGTGCAGCGGATTTTCCCAAATCATTTCCCTCCTGGCATCGCCAAGTCGAGGATATAGCCAGAACCTTGAAAGTACCTCATACGATTCTTCGGCCCAATGGTTTCTTGCAAAATATTGGCACTTACTTCGCTCCGAGTATTCGGACCCAGGATTGTTTCTACGGCATGATCGGGGAATCCCGAATCAGTCTGGTCGATATTCGCGATATTGCTCTCGCCGCGGCCCTGTTGTTATCTCTTGGTTCCCCACGGAATCAGATTTTCGAACTGTTCGGACCAGAAGCACTCTCCAACCAGGAGATTGCTCAACGGATTTCGAATGTGACCGGCCGGAACGTGACTTACATAAACCTGAGCGAAGAACAAATCCTTCAAGGCATGGTGGGAGCCGGGATCCCCGGATGGCGTGCCCGGGCAATTGCCGAACTCGACGAATATTACCTTTCGGGTAAAGGCGCGGGATCGGACGATGTTCTTCAAAAACTGATCGGCCGATCACCACGGACTCTGGATGCTTACCTCGCTGAAAATGTCTCCGTTTTCGATCAACCCAAATGA
- a CDS encoding ester cyclase, translating into MNSITGFTLEEMKQFVRDHFEQFVNQKNIAIGKVNFAADFVDHGAGVPVGLPPGPEGAMQYVAGALRKFPDMRVTIEDLITEADKVVVRNRWTATDPNTNQKFAFRGIVIWRISNRQLAERWAFLEPAKAV; encoded by the coding sequence ATGAATTCGATAACCGGGTTTACGCTCGAGGAAATGAAGCAATTCGTTCGGGATCATTTCGAGCAATTCGTTAATCAGAAAAATATCGCCATTGGCAAAGTCAACTTCGCTGCGGATTTTGTGGATCATGGAGCGGGTGTTCCAGTCGGTTTGCCGCCCGGTCCGGAAGGGGCGATGCAATATGTCGCCGGCGCGCTCCGAAAATTCCCCGATATGAGAGTGACCATTGAAGATCTTATCACCGAAGCCGATAAAGTGGTTGTCCGCAACCGCTGGACGGCCACCGACCCAAACACTAATCAGAAATTCGCTTTTCGAGGAATTGTCATCTGGCGGATTTCCAACCGACAACTGGCCGAGCGCTGGGCCTTTCTCGAACCAGCGAAAGCGGTTTAA